In Terriglobia bacterium, the genomic window CGCGGCAAGCACTTCCGGCACGGTGGACATGCCGACAAGATCCCCGCCAATGGTGCGGAAGAAACGGATCTCCGCGGGAGTTTCATAATTGGGGCCGGCAAGCGCCACATAGACGCCTTCATGCTGCGGCAAGCCGAGACGTTTCTCTTCCTCAGCGGCGAACCGGCGGAATTCGCGGTCGTAAGCGTGGGACATGTCCGGAAAGCGCGGACCGAAGCGCTCGTCGTTGAGGCCGGAGAGGGGGTTCACGCCCTGCAGGTTGATGTGGTCCTTGAGAGTGACCAGGCAGCCCTGTGAAAACTCCCGGTTGATGCCGCCGGCGGCGTTGGTGAGAATCACCGCGCGCACCCCCAGGCGCGCAAAGACGCGCACCGGAAAGGCCACCTCTTTCGCCGAGTAGCCTTCGTAGAGATGCACGCGCCCTTGCATTGCCGCGACGGCCAGGCCCGCAAAGGTGCCGAGGACGAGCTGTCCGGCATGCCCGATGGCCGTGGAGCGCGGAAAATGCGGGATCTTGGCGTAGGGGATTTTCACCGCGCGCTCGAATTCGCCGGCGAATGCGCCCAGGCCGGAGCCGAGGACCAGCGCGATTTTCGGGCGGAGTCTGGTCTTGGAACGAATGAACTTCGCGGCGCGTTCGGCGCGCGCAAACTCCCGGCTCGCGGCTGCTCTCTTCGCGCTCACAGCAGCATCCCCACGATGGCGGCGGAGAGGAGATTGGCCATGGTTCCGGCAAGCATGGCGCGAATGCCGAAGCGGGCGAGCTGCCCGCGCTGGCCGGGTGCCAGGGCGCCAATGCCGCCGATCTGGATGCCGATGGAGCTGAAGTTGGCAAAGCCGCAGAGGGCGAAGGTGGCGATGGTGAAGGAGCGCGGATCAAGCGCGCCGCGCATCGTGCTGAGCTGCTGGAAGGCCACCAGTTCGTTGACCACCATGCGCGTGCCCAGCAGATTGCCGATGGCCGCGGCCTCGTGCCAGGGGATGCCGATGAGCCAGGCCACGGGCGCAAAGACCCAGCCGAAGATCTGCTGCAGGCTCGCGGGGAACCAGGCCATGCCGTGGCCGGCGAGCCAGGTGTGCGCGCCGCCGATGAGGAAATTGACGAGGGCCAGCATGGCGAGGAAGGAGATGAGCATGGCGCCGACGTTGATGGCCAGGTGCAGGCCGTCGCTGGTGCCGCGGGCCAGCGCGCCGAGGGAGTTGGCTTCCTTTTCCATGGGCGGCATCTCCACGCGCCCGGCGGTGAGCGGCTTCTCGGTTTCGGGAACGAGCATCTTGGACATGAGCAGCGTGCCCGGCGCGGTCATGATCACGGCGGAGAGCAGGTGCTTGGGCTCGATGCCGAAGGCGATGTAGGCGGCCATGATGCCGCCGGAGACGTGAGCCATGCCGCTGGTCATCACGCACATGAGCTCGGACTTGGTGAGCTTTTCGAGAAAGGGGCGGATGGTGAGCGGGGCTTCGGTCTGGCCCATGAAGATGCTGGCGGCGACGTTCAGGGATTCCGCGCCGCTGGCGCCCATGACCCGGGTCATGACCCAGGCGGCAGCGCGGATGAGCAACTGCATCACGCCGAGATGATAGAGCAGGGCGAAGAAGGCGGCGATGAAGATGATCGTGGGCAGGACCTGGAAGGCGAAGTAGAAACCGAGCGAGGAGCCTTTGCGGCCCAGTTCGCCGAAGACGAACTCCGAGCCCACGAAGGCGAAGCTCAGCAGGCGGTTGACGGCGTCGCCCGCTTTCTGGAACAGGAGACGTCCCGGCTCGAAGCGCAGGACGAAAACGGCGAAGGTGAACTGCAGGCCGAGCCCCCAGGCCACGGTCTTCAGCCGGATGGCCTTGCGGTCGGTGGAAAAGAGCCAGGCAAGCGCGAGGATTGCGGCGATCCCGAACAGCCCTGCCAGTCTTCCCATGACGCTCCTTTTGCGTGCTACGCGATGGCCCTTCGCCCGCCCATTGCCAATCAGGCGCCGATCAGGCGTTTCACCAGCTTTGGAATTTCCTGCGGCGGTTGCGCGGCGATCTCGCAGCTGTCCGCGAGCAGTTCCTGCGCCGCGGCCAGGCGGCGCTGGTCATTGTAATGGATCGTGAGCAGGGCGTCGCCCGCGGCGACGCGATCGCCGATGCGCTTGTGAAATTCCAGGCCCACGGCGTGGTCGATCGAGTCTTCTTTCTTCTCGCGGCCGCCGCCGAGCACGGCCAGTGCAGTGCCGAACTGCGCGCACTTCGTGGCCACCAGGTAGCCGGACGCGGGGCTGGGGATCTGTGCGCGGAGTGCGGCCTTGGGCAGGCGGTCCGGCTCGTCCACGACGCGCGCGTCGCCGCCCTGCCGGTGGATGCACTCCCGGAATTTGTCCTTGGCCTTCCCGCTGGCGATCATCTCTTCGGCAAGACGGCGGCCTTCGTCCAGGCTGGGGGTGCGTTCGCCGAGGAAAAACATCCAGGCGGAAAGCTCAAGGCTGAGCGCCCGAAGATCGGCGGGGCCCCGTCCGCTGAGGACCTCGAGGGACTCGATCACTTCGACGGAATGGCCGGCCATGCGGCCCAGCGGCTGGTTCATATCGGTGATGAGGGCCACGACTTTTTTGCCCATGCCCCGGCCGGCCTCCACCATGAGCTCGGCCAGACGCACGGAATCTTCTTCCTGGCGCAGAAAAGCGCCGGAGCCGGTCTTGACGTCCAGGACCAAGGCGTCCAGGCCCTCGGCAAGCTTCTTGCTCATGATGGAGGCGCAGATGAGGCCGAGATTTTCGACGGTGGCGGTGACGTCGCGCAAGGCGTAGATTTTTTTGTCGGCTGGAGCGATCTCCGCGGTCTGGCCGATCAGGGCCATGCCGCATTCGCGGAGGACGCGGCGGAAGTCGGCGAGCGAAAGATTCACGTTGAAGCCCGGAATGGATTCGAGTTTGTCGAGCGTGCCGCCGGTGTGGCCCAGGCCGCGGCCGCTGATCATGGGCACGTAGAGGCCGCCGGCCGCGACGATCGGAGCGAGGATGAGCGAGGTCTTGTCGCCGACGCCGCCGGTGGAATGCTTGTCCACTTTCCCGGCGGGGAGATCGGAGAAGTCCACAACCTCGCCGGAATGCAACATGGCTTCGGTGAGCGCGGCGGTTTCGGCACGGGACAACCCGCGCAGCCACGCGGCCATGAGCCAGGCGGCCATCTGATAGTCGGGGATTTCGCCGCGGGTATAGGCGGTGATGAGAAAACCGATCTCTTCGCGGGAATGTTCCCCGGAGTCGCGTTTCTTGCGGATCAGGTCGACGGCACGCATGAGAACGGGAGCAACGCTGCGCGAGGGTAGCATTGCGCGGGAGAAGCGTCAACGCAGCGAGCCGGCGCCCCGGCTCTCCCGGGCGGTCCAGGCGGCGCGCTGCGGGGGAGACTTCCACGGCGAGGAGAGGTAAAATTGCGTTCTGTTTTTTCCCATCGCCGGGAAATTGGCCCGGTGCGACGGACAGAGACGCATGAGCCAGCACGACGCAAAGAACGGAGGGATCACGGCCGAGCGGGAGCGCCGCCAGAAGGCGAGGCGCGAGCAACTCCTGTACCTGGAGCTGGGGCCGGAAAACGGGGGCGTGGTGCTGGATGTCTCCGAGGGCGGCATCCGCTTTCAGGCGGTGAGCCCGCTTCAGGAAGGCGCCCGCGTGCATTTCCGGGTCGACCTGGATGAGACGCGGCACGTGGAAGGATACGGCCAACTGGTGTGGACGGACGAAACCGGGAGAATCGCCGGGCTCAGCTTCACGGAGTTGTCGGACACCGCCCGCAGGCAGATCCGGGGATACCTGCAGCAGCCGGCCGGTACGCGGGTGGCCGCAAGTGAGGACGTCGAGAAACCGCGCGGAAATGAAGTCGAGCGCTTGGCGGTGCCGGAATTTCTGCTGGAGAGCCGGCCGCCGAGCAACCCCTGGCTCGATCCTGAGAACGTGGCCAGGGCGGTCCGCGCCATGCTGCTGGTAACGCTGGTGGCGACACTGGGAGTGGCGCTGTTCGTGGGCCGCCGCGAGCTCGGCGGGGCACTCGCCTCGCTCGGCGGAACGATTGCCGAAAAGGCCAGGGATCTGCGAACAACGGTGGGGAAAGCATCAGCGCGCGCAGCGCGTCCGGCGCTGGTCACGAGCTCCGGAAACAGCAAGCGCGCTACCGATAAGCCGCCCGCAAAGGTGGCGCCCCCCGTCACGTCCGGGAATGCAGGAAGCATCGTAGCAGCGGCGGCACCCGCTCCTCCCTTCGCTCCTGCCCCTGCGGACGCTGGGGAAGCGGAAGTCACGGCCGCGCAGCAGATTCTGCGCCGGGGAAAAGAGATGGGCAATCCCGCGGAGGCGGTGGGGCTGCTGTGGGCCGCAGTCGAGAAAGGCAATACGCGCGCGGAACTGCTGTTGGCCGACCTGTATGTGCAGGGCTTGGGCGTGGCGAAGAATTGCGACCAGGCCCGGGTGCTGCTCACAGCGGCGTCGAAAAAATATAAGGAAGCGCGGCAACAGCTGGCGCTGCTGGGCGCTTCCGGCTGCCCTTAGGCGCCCGCTATTTCTTCTTTCCGGCATTTTCTTTTCGTTTTTTTTCTACCCGGGCCTCTCCTGGCCCTGAACATCCGGCATAGGGCGGCCTTGTGCCCGCTGGACTGCACCAGGGCTCGCGTGAGTGGACGGCGCAAGGAGAGGGACCGTTTGCGTTTCCCTGCGCCGACTCTGCTAGAATCCTGACTTCGTTTGCAGTGCCAACTTCCGGAGGAGCCATGACCGATCTTTCCCTTGGGGAGCGCGCCAAGCCGTTTTCGCGGCGGACTTTTCTGGCCGGGACATCGTGGTGCGCGGCGGCCTACGCGCTGGCGCGGCTGATCCCCACGCCGGCGCTGGCGGCATCGCTGGCCGCGGATGCGCGGGTGGCGCAGGCGCCGCTGGTGGACAAGGGCTTTGCGGCCGTGCGCAAGATCGGCGAGGGACTGTACGCGACGATCTCCGACGGGTCCAAGGGCGCGCAAACGATGTGCAACGGCGGCTTCCTCGCGGGGAAGGACGGGGCGCTGCTGATCGAGGGCTATGCCAGCACGGCGGGCGCGGCGTTCCAGTTGGAGGCCCTGCGCATGGTGAGCCAGGCTCCGGTGCACGCGGCGCTGAACACCCATTATCACTTCGACCATTCGCTGGGCAACGCCTTCTACGGCGGACAGAATATCCCGCTCTGGGGACACGCCCAGACAGCCAGCCGGATCGCCTCGAGCTACATTCCACTGCAGGGAACGGACCGTGCGGCGGTGCTGGCTCCTCTGGAGAAGCGCGCGAAGGAAGCGAAGTCGGAGACCGAACGGCAGCATGCGCAGAGCGACGTGCGCACCATGGGCTCGGTTTTCGATATTCTGCAGAACGCCGTGCTGGCGGTGCCCAATCACCCCCTGGACCCCGCAAAGCTGCCCTTGACGGTGGACCTGGGCGGAGTGCGGGCCGTGCTGGAGAGTTTCCCGGGGCATTCGGGCACCGACATCATCGTGAGCGTGCCGGAGCAGAACGTGGTGTACGCGGGCGACCTGCTCTTCCACGGCATGTATCCGGTGTGCTTCGATGAAAAAGCCACGGTTTCCGGCTGGCGCGCGACGCTGAAGACCTTCGCGTCCTACAGCAAGGAGACGCTCTTCGTGCCGGGACACGGGCAGATTTGCGGGCAGGATGGGATCCAGCAGTTGCGCGACATTTTTGATGACCTCTCGGAGCAGGCGGAGAAGCTGTACCAGGCGGGGGTGCCGGCGGAAGCGGCGGCGCACCTCTACACCCCGCCGGAAAAATTCAAGAGCCTGGGGATTTTTGCGTGGGGCTTCACCATCGGCCCGGCGATCACCAAGCTGTACGAGGAGTGGCAGGGCAAAAAAGCCTGACCGGGATGGCCTGCTTTCGCCCGCAGGGAACGCGGGTCAGCGCTGGAGCGGGGCCGCGGGGTAGCGGCGGGCGATGTCGGCGGCGACGCGCTGCATTTCGGCGTGCACCAGGGTATTGCTGGCGAGGATGGAGCGGCCGCCGAGGCGGTAGGGCTCCCCGGCGAGGTCGCTGATCTTTCCGCCGGCCTCTTCGACGAGCAGCACTCCGGCAGCGGTGTCCCAGGGCTTCAGGCCGAACTCCCAGAACGCGTCGAAGCGCCCGGCGGCCACGCAGGCCAGATCGAGCGCGGCGGAGCCGTCGCGGCGCACGCCGTGGGAGCGCAGCGTGAAATCCCAGTAGTAGTGGATGTTGGGATGGGCCTGGCGCTTGTGGTTGGGAAAGCCCGTGCAGAGCAGGCTGGTGGCCAGGGTGGCGTTCTTGGAAACGCGCATGGGTTGGCCGTTGAAGGTGGCGCCTGCGCCGCGCGCGGCGGCGAAGAGTTCGTCGTAGATGGGGTTGTAGACCACGCCGGCGAGGAGCGCGTCGCCCTGCGCGAGGGCAATGGAGACGGCGAAGCAGGGGTAGCCGTGGGCGAAATTCGTGGTGCCGTCGAGCGGGTCGACGTGCCAGCAGAATTCCGAAGCGCTCTCGCGCCCGCTGCCCTCTTCCGCGGCGATGCCGTGTTCCGGAAAATATTTGTGCAGGCGCGTGACGATGACCTCCTCGGCGCGCCGGTCGGCTTGCGTCACCAGGTCAAAATCGCCCTTGTAGGCGATGTCCGGGGGACGCGCGTACTCCTCGCGCAGGACCTTCCCGGCTTCCCGGGCGATTTCGACGGCGGCTTCGAGATAGTTCTTAGACATGTCGGATGCTCGGGAACAGCGTCTGCTTCTTACTCCGCGTACTGCGCGAATCCCTTCTCCACTTTACCATCTGCAGCAAAGAAGAACAGTTCCGCGGCAATGGCTTCGCCCTCGCGCTATTCCGGTGCGGTGAAATAGCCTTTGCGGTGCCGGACTTCGTAGTCGCCCTGGACTTTGACTTCGATGGTGCGGAAGGAGCCGGCGGGGCCGCGCGGCTTCGGGTAGTAGGCCAGGCGGTACTGGGTGCGCAGCTCGCGGTCGATGCGCTCGAAGATGGCGTCGAGGTCCTGCGAGGAATCCGGAAAAAACAGGGCGCCGCCGGTGGTGTCGGTAATGGTCTCCAGGGCGTGTTCGCCGGCGGTATTGCGGCCGCTCTCGCCCCGGATGGAGCGGATGACGATGGTGTAGAGGAGCGCGCCGGAGCGCACGGCCTCCTTGCGCGCGGTGTCGAAATCGGAGTGGCTGGTAGTTTCCCCGGCGTCGGTGACCAGGATGATGACGCGGCGGCGCTCGTCGCCGCGGCGCTCGAGGGCCCGGGCGCCGAGCAGCACGGCGTCATAGATTGAGGTGCCGGCGCCCTCGGAGACGCGGCGGACGGCGCTCTGCAATCGCGCCACGTCGTTGGTGAAGGGCACCAGCTGCGTGACCGTTTCGTCAAATTCGTAGAGGGCCATTTGGTCGCTCGTGCGCAGGACCTGGCGGATGAAGCGCGCAGCGGCTTCGCGCTCGGCAGCCATCTCCTTCTGCGCGCTGAGGCTGGAATCGATCATCAAAACGAGATCGAGGGGCTGCTGGGTTTCGGATTCGAAGACCTCGATCTTCTGCGGCACGCCCTCTTCTTCGATGACAAAGGCGCCGCGGGTCAGATCGGGCACCGGGCGGTGACGGGCGTCGGAGACGCTGACGAGGACGTTGACCAGGTCGACCTGCACGCGGATGCGGCCTCGTTCCTGCTGCAAGGCTGCGTCGGCGCGGCCCCGCGCCGCGCGGGGCTCGGCGCCGCGCAGGAGAGACAAGGGAAGAAGCGTGGCCGCGGCCGCGAGGAGCAGCAGGCCGAAGAAAAATGGAAAACGCCGGGACGGGAGTCGCATCTAGGAGTGAGACTCCGGCGGAGGCGGCGGGGTTGCCGGGGGGGTGGGAGGCATTTCGCCGTCGGCCCAGACGGCGCCGTCCGCGAAGAACTCCTTTTTCCAGATGGGCACGGTTTTCTTGAGGGTGTCGATGGCCAAGCGGCAGGCCTCGAAGGCCGGGCCGCGGTGCGGAGCACTGACGGCAATGAAGACGCTGGTCTCGCCGATCTCCAGCTTTCCCAGGCGGTGCACGATGGCCACGCGGTCGATGGCCAAGCGGGAGTGCATCTCGGCGGCGATCTCGCGCATCTTGGCCAGGGCCATGGCCTCGTAGCCCTCGTATTCGAGATAGAGCGTGGCGCGCCCGCGGGAGTTGTTGCGCACGCAGCCGTCGAAGGTGGCCACGGCCCCGTCGCCGGGGGCGCGCACGTGGGCGATGAGAGCCAGCGGCTCGATGGGCTCGCGGACGAGCCGGATGAGGTCCTGGGCGTTGCTCATGGGGCTGGGCGGCGTCATGGCGGGATGCTTATCAGCCTCCACTCACGGGAGGAAGGAAGGCGACTTCGTCACCGGAGGCCAGCGGCGCGCTCCAGGGGGCGAATTCCTGGTTGCGCGAGGCAACCAGAGAAGGCCGGTAAGGGGCGAGCTCGGGGTGGAGCTGGCGATAGCGGGTAAAGAGATCTTCGATGCGTGCGCCTTCGACCA contains:
- a CDS encoding inositol monophosphatase — protein: MSKNYLEAAVEIAREAGKVLREEYARPPDIAYKGDFDLVTQADRRAEEVIVTRLHKYFPEHGIAAEEGSGRESASEFCWHVDPLDGTTNFAHGYPCFAVSIALAQGDALLAGVVYNPIYDELFAAARGAGATFNGQPMRVSKNATLATSLLCTGFPNHKRQAHPNIHYYWDFTLRSHGVRRDGSAALDLACVAAGRFDAFWEFGLKPWDTAAGVLLVEEAGGKISDLAGEPYRLGGRSILASNTLVHAEMQRVAADIARRYPAAPLQR
- a CDS encoding molybdenum cofactor biosynthesis protein MoaE translates to MSNAQDLIRLVREPIEPLALIAHVRAPGDGAVATFDGCVRNNSRGRATLYLEYEGYEAMALAKMREIAAEMHSRLAIDRVAIVHRLGKLEIGETSVFIAVSAPHRGPAFEACRLAIDTLKKTVPIWKKEFFADGAVWADGEMPPTPPATPPPPPESHS
- a CDS encoding thymidine phosphorylase, which produces MRAVDLIRKKRDSGEHSREEIGFLITAYTRGEIPDYQMAAWLMAAWLRGLSRAETAALTEAMLHSGEVVDFSDLPAGKVDKHSTGGVGDKTSLILAPIVAAGGLYVPMISGRGLGHTGGTLDKLESIPGFNVNLSLADFRRVLRECGMALIGQTAEIAPADKKIYALRDVTATVENLGLICASIMSKKLAEGLDALVLDVKTGSGAFLRQEEDSVRLAELMVEAGRGMGKKVVALITDMNQPLGRMAGHSVEVIESLEVLSGRGPADLRALSLELSAWMFFLGERTPSLDEGRRLAEEMIASGKAKDKFRECIHRQGGDARVVDEPDRLPKAALRAQIPSPASGYLVATKCAQFGTALAVLGGGREKKEDSIDHAVGLEFHKRIGDRVAAGDALLTIHYNDQRRLAAAQELLADSCEIAAQPPQEIPKLVKRLIGA
- a CDS encoding MoaD/ThiS family protein encodes the protein MQIRVLFFGRLKEIVGRAEDSVNMVEGARIEDLFTRYRQLHPELAPYRPSLVASRNQEFAPWSAPLASGDEVAFLPPVSGG
- a CDS encoding VWA domain-containing protein, yielding MRLPSRRFPFFFGLLLLAAAATLLPLSLLRGAEPRAARGRADAALQQERGRIRVQVDLVNVLVSVSDARHRPVPDLTRGAFVIEEEGVPQKIEVFESETQQPLDLVLMIDSSLSAQKEMAAEREAAARFIRQVLRTSDQMALYEFDETVTQLVPFTNDVARLQSAVRRVSEGAGTSIYDAVLLGARALERRGDERRRVIILVTDAGETTSHSDFDTARKEAVRSGALLYTIVIRSIRGESGRNTAGEHALETITDTTGGALFFPDSSQDLDAIFERIDRELRTQYRLAYYPKPRGPAGSFRTIEVKVQGDYEVRHRKGYFTAPE
- a CDS encoding PilZ domain-containing protein; the encoded protein is MSQHDAKNGGITAERERRQKARREQLLYLELGPENGGVVLDVSEGGIRFQAVSPLQEGARVHFRVDLDETRHVEGYGQLVWTDETGRIAGLSFTELSDTARRQIRGYLQQPAGTRVAASEDVEKPRGNEVERLAVPEFLLESRPPSNPWLDPENVARAVRAMLLVTLVATLGVALFVGRRELGGALASLGGTIAEKARDLRTTVGKASARAARPALVTSSGNSKRATDKPPAKVAPPVTSGNAGSIVAAAAPAPPFAPAPADAGEAEVTAAQQILRRGKEMGNPAEAVGLLWAAVEKGNTRAELLLADLYVQGLGVAKNCDQARVLLTAASKKYKEARQQLALLGASGCP
- a CDS encoding purine-nucleoside phosphorylase, encoding MSAKRAAASREFARAERAAKFIRSKTRLRPKIALVLGSGLGAFAGEFERAVKIPYAKIPHFPRSTAIGHAGQLVLGTFAGLAVAAMQGRVHLYEGYSAKEVAFPVRVFARLGVRAVILTNAAGGINREFSQGCLVTLKDHINLQGVNPLSGLNDERFGPRFPDMSHAYDREFRRFAAEEEKRLGLPQHEGVYVALAGPNYETPAEIRFFRTIGGDLVGMSTVPEVLAARHAGLRVLGISCVTNMAAGILDQPINHEEVLETGERVKGQFIALLKALLPRIAEAVA
- a CDS encoding NupC/NupG family nucleoside CNT transporter, yielding MGRLAGLFGIAAILALAWLFSTDRKAIRLKTVAWGLGLQFTFAVFVLRFEPGRLLFQKAGDAVNRLLSFAFVGSEFVFGELGRKGSSLGFYFAFQVLPTIIFIAAFFALLYHLGVMQLLIRAAAWVMTRVMGASGAESLNVAASIFMGQTEAPLTIRPFLEKLTKSELMCVMTSGMAHVSGGIMAAYIAFGIEPKHLLSAVIMTAPGTLLMSKMLVPETEKPLTAGRVEMPPMEKEANSLGALARGTSDGLHLAINVGAMLISFLAMLALVNFLIGGAHTWLAGHGMAWFPASLQQIFGWVFAPVAWLIGIPWHEAAAIGNLLGTRMVVNELVAFQQLSTMRGALDPRSFTIATFALCGFANFSSIGIQIGGIGALAPGQRGQLARFGIRAMLAGTMANLLSAAIVGMLL
- a CDS encoding MBL fold metallo-hydrolase, which translates into the protein MTDLSLGERAKPFSRRTFLAGTSWCAAAYALARLIPTPALAASLAADARVAQAPLVDKGFAAVRKIGEGLYATISDGSKGAQTMCNGGFLAGKDGALLIEGYASTAGAAFQLEALRMVSQAPVHAALNTHYHFDHSLGNAFYGGQNIPLWGHAQTASRIASSYIPLQGTDRAAVLAPLEKRAKEAKSETERQHAQSDVRTMGSVFDILQNAVLAVPNHPLDPAKLPLTVDLGGVRAVLESFPGHSGTDIIVSVPEQNVVYAGDLLFHGMYPVCFDEKATVSGWRATLKTFASYSKETLFVPGHGQICGQDGIQQLRDIFDDLSEQAEKLYQAGVPAEAAAHLYTPPEKFKSLGIFAWGFTIGPAITKLYEEWQGKKA